The Ranitomeya imitator isolate aRanImi1 chromosome 8, aRanImi1.pri, whole genome shotgun sequence genome window below encodes:
- the EMC3 gene encoding ER membrane protein complex subunit 3: MTEPELLLDSHIRLWVVLPIVFITFFVGMIRHYVSILLQSDKKLTQEQVSDSQVLIRSRILRENGKYLTKQSFLMRKFFFNNAEDGFFKKTKRKVVPPSPMTDPTMLTDMMKGNVTNVLPMILIGGWINMTFSGFVTTKVPFPLTLRFKPMLQQGIELLSLDASWVSSASWYFLNVFGLRSIYSLILGQDNAADQSRVMQEQMTGAAMAMPADTNKAFKTEWEALELTDHQWALDDLEEELMGSDLNFEGMFKRELQTSMF, encoded by the exons ATGACGGAGCCAGAGCTGTTGCTGGACTCCCATATCCGCCTGTGGGTCGTGCTCCCCATTGTCTTCATCACGTTCTTCGTTGGGATGATTCGCCACTATGTGTCCATCCTGCTGCAGAGCgacaagaagctgacacaggagcaggtgtcggacag TCAGGTGCTGATTCGCAGCAGAATTCTCAGAGAAAATGGGAAATACCTCACTAAGCAG TCATTTCTTATGAGAAAGTTTTTCTTCAACAATGCAGAAGACGGATTCTTCAAAAAGACGAAGAGGAAAGTTGTCCCTCCTTCGCCCATGACAG ATCCCACAATGCTGACTGATATGATGAAGGGGAATGTGACTAATGTGCTGCCCATGATCCTCATTGGAGGATGGATCAATATGACCTTCTCCGGATTTGTGACAA CTAAAGTCCCCTTCCCCCTCACCCTGCGTTTCAAGCCAATGTTACAGCAGGGGATCGAGCTGCTTTCACTGGACGCATCCTG GGTCAGCTCAGCCTCCTGGTACTTTCTCAATGTGTTTGGCTTGAGGAGCATCTACTCGCTGATCCTGGGCCAGGACAATG CCGCAGACCAGTCACGTGTCATGCAGGAGCAGATGACCGGCGCGGCGATGGCTATGCCCGCAGACACGAACAAGGCTTTTAAG acagAGTGGGAAGCGCTGGAGCTCACGGACCACCAGTGGGCACTGGACGACCTGGAGGAAGAGCTGATGGGATCGGACCTGAACTTTGAGGGGATGTTTAAGAGAGAACTGCAAACCTCCATGTTCTGA